One part of the Triplophysa dalaica isolate WHDGS20190420 chromosome 25, ASM1584641v1, whole genome shotgun sequence genome encodes these proteins:
- the LOC130415307 gene encoding E3 ubiquitin/ISG15 ligase TRIM25-like isoform X1 codes for MESLSTRTETGSHSIDIPPMMSSSSDPVTERLLCSICLDVFSDPVSTPCGHNFCKICLKIHWNNSQDYRCPNCKETFKQRPDLKINTTLRELVDEHKKTHEEQPEAEVVCDICTEGKLKAVKSCLVCQSSYCETHLESHLRVSGLQKHKLIDPVKNLQDYICQKHDRPLELFCRDDQTCVCQFCTEGDHKNHNTVPLEESELREMMKEKQRAAERWYEDVIKDLKRRSLN; via the exons TGATGTCATCCTCCAGTGATCCAGTGACTGAAAGACTTCTGTGTTCAAtctgtctggatgtgttcagTGATCCAGTCAGCACTCCATGTGGACACAACTTCTGTAAGATCTGTCTGAAAATACACTGGAACAACAGTCAAGACTACAGATGTCCAAActgtaaagaaacattcaaGCAGAGACCTGATCTCAAGATTAATACAACACTCAGAGAACTTGTGGATGAACATAAGAAAACTCATGAAGAACAACCTGAAGCTGAAGTTGTGTGTGACATCTGTACTGAAGGAAAGCTGAAGGCTGTGAAGTCGTGTCTGGTGTGTCAGAGCTCTTACTGTGAAACTCACCTGGAGTCTCATTTGAGAGTGTCAGgattacagaaacacaaactgattGATCCTGTGAAGAATCTGCAGGATTATATATGTCAGAAACATGACAGACCTCTGGAGCTCTTCTGTAGAGATGATcagacatgtgtgtgtcagTTCTGCACTGAAGGAGATCACAAGAATCACAACACTGTTCCTTTAGAAGAG TCTGAACTTAGGGAGATGATGAAGGAGAAGCAAAGAGCTGCAGAGAGGTGGTATGAAGATGTTATTAAAGATCTGAAGAGGagatcactgaactga
- the LOC130415307 gene encoding E3 ubiquitin/ISG15 ligase TRIM25-like isoform X2, translating into MSSSSDPVTERLLCSICLDVFSDPVSTPCGHNFCKICLKIHWNNSQDYRCPNCKETFKQRPDLKINTTLRELVDEHKKTHEEQPEAEVVCDICTEGKLKAVKSCLVCQSSYCETHLESHLRVSGLQKHKLIDPVKNLQDYICQKHDRPLELFCRDDQTCVCQFCTEGDHKNHNTVPLEESELREMMKEKQRAAERWYEDVIKDLKRRSLN; encoded by the exons ATGTCATCCTCCAGTGATCCAGTGACTGAAAGACTTCTGTGTTCAAtctgtctggatgtgttcagTGATCCAGTCAGCACTCCATGTGGACACAACTTCTGTAAGATCTGTCTGAAAATACACTGGAACAACAGTCAAGACTACAGATGTCCAAActgtaaagaaacattcaaGCAGAGACCTGATCTCAAGATTAATACAACACTCAGAGAACTTGTGGATGAACATAAGAAAACTCATGAAGAACAACCTGAAGCTGAAGTTGTGTGTGACATCTGTACTGAAGGAAAGCTGAAGGCTGTGAAGTCGTGTCTGGTGTGTCAGAGCTCTTACTGTGAAACTCACCTGGAGTCTCATTTGAGAGTGTCAGgattacagaaacacaaactgattGATCCTGTGAAGAATCTGCAGGATTATATATGTCAGAAACATGACAGACCTCTGGAGCTCTTCTGTAGAGATGATcagacatgtgtgtgtcagTTCTGCACTGAAGGAGATCACAAGAATCACAACACTGTTCCTTTAGAAGAG TCTGAACTTAGGGAGATGATGAAGGAGAAGCAAAGAGCTGCAGAGAGGTGGTATGAAGATGTTATTAAAGATCTGAAGAGGagatcactgaactga